In Nocardioides cavernae, a single genomic region encodes these proteins:
- a CDS encoding CHAP domain-containing protein, translated as MHQQSHEPHASQRRSAPRRGAVRRAVGTAKLLTGVLVLLVLVMPTTAGRMSLASSTYLCTGYQGCEAAGYGNAGYRQVSSTMYWRMYAGHNCTNYVAYRLIQSGMPDVRPWQGNGNASNWGVAMAAITDQTPTVGSVAWYKPNVTPAGSAGHVAYVEQVISDTEIIVSEDYWGGDFYWRRITKTGGGWPSGFIHFNDRVVQPTSPPTIAGSPMVGAPLEVAAGAWTPAPTSITYRWLADGAEIPGATGASYVPTPDVKGKALTAEVTAQLSGYTPGAAALATAPVAPGTFQKAQLPAIQGAPEVGTTLTLTPTAWAPQPTKAKTQWYADGAPLSGATGSTLTLSRDQIGKKISARVIASAKGYKKSRSTAPETEPVLAKPVTLVRPSRIKGAAQVGDRLVVRTGQVRQSGATATYQWLRDGRRVAKATHPTYTVRRGDMGRGLSVEVTWNRRNFRATTETLAVASPVTTVPEVRVRTEVKRARVAVDIRVKALGAPKPAGAITLSVGGRTVEGQVVDGRARLVVRDVRPGTKPVVVRYAGTDLVQAAVSRSTVTVPKRNQS; from the coding sequence GTGCACCAACAGTCACACGAACCCCATGCGTCACAGCGCCGATCGGCACCCCGTCGAGGTGCCGTACGACGTGCCGTCGGCACGGCGAAGCTGCTCACCGGGGTGCTCGTCCTCCTGGTGCTCGTCATGCCGACCACCGCGGGTCGGATGAGCCTCGCGTCCTCGACCTACCTGTGCACCGGATACCAGGGCTGCGAGGCTGCCGGCTACGGGAACGCCGGCTACCGGCAGGTCTCCTCGACGATGTACTGGCGCATGTACGCCGGGCACAACTGCACCAACTACGTCGCGTACCGGCTCATCCAGTCAGGCATGCCGGACGTCCGGCCGTGGCAGGGCAATGGCAACGCCTCGAACTGGGGCGTGGCGATGGCAGCCATCACCGACCAGACCCCCACGGTGGGGTCCGTCGCCTGGTACAAGCCGAACGTGACGCCGGCCGGTTCGGCCGGCCACGTCGCCTACGTCGAGCAGGTCATCTCCGACACCGAGATCATCGTGTCCGAAGACTACTGGGGCGGCGACTTCTACTGGCGCCGCATCACCAAGACGGGCGGCGGCTGGCCGAGCGGGTTCATCCACTTCAACGACCGCGTGGTCCAGCCCACGTCGCCCCCCACCATCGCCGGGTCGCCCATGGTCGGCGCGCCGTTGGAGGTGGCCGCCGGAGCCTGGACCCCGGCACCCACCAGCATCACCTATCGCTGGCTCGCCGACGGCGCCGAGATCCCTGGGGCCACCGGTGCCAGCTACGTGCCGACGCCCGACGTCAAGGGCAAGGCCCTGACCGCCGAGGTGACCGCCCAGCTGAGCGGCTACACCCCGGGTGCGGCGGCGCTCGCCACCGCCCCGGTCGCCCCCGGAACCTTCCAGAAGGCCCAGCTGCCGGCGATCCAGGGTGCCCCTGAGGTCGGCACGACCCTCACGCTCACCCCGACGGCGTGGGCGCCGCAACCCACGAAGGCCAAGACCCAGTGGTACGCCGACGGGGCCCCCCTGTCCGGCGCGACCGGGTCGACGCTGACCCTCAGCCGCGACCAGATCGGCAAGAAGATCAGCGCCCGCGTGATCGCGAGCGCGAAGGGCTACAAGAAGTCGAGGTCGACCGCGCCGGAGACCGAGCCCGTCCTCGCCAAGCCGGTCACGCTCGTCCGCCCGTCCCGGATCAAGGGCGCCGCGCAGGTGGGGGACCGCCTGGTCGTGAGGACCGGCCAGGTCCGACAGAGCGGCGCGACAGCCACCTACCAGTGGTTGCGCGACGGTCGACGCGTCGCCAAGGCCACGCACCCCACCTACACGGTCCGTCGGGGCGACATGGGCCGCGGCCTGTCCGTCGAGGTCACGTGGAACCGGCGCAACTTCCGCGCCACGACCGAGACCCTCGCCGTGGCGTCGCCCGTCACGACCGTCCCCGAGGTGCGGGTCCGCACCGAGGTCAAGCGGGCACGCGTCGCCGTCGACATCCGCGTCAAGGCCCTGGGTGCGCCGAAGCCCGCCGGGGCGATCACCCTCAGCGTCGGTGGACGGACGGTCGAGGGCCAGGTCGTCGACGGCCGGGCGCGCCTCGTCGTACGTGACGTCCGGCCGGGCACGAAGCCCGTGGTCGTGCGCTATGCGGGGACCGACCTCGTGCAGGCGGCGGTCTCGCGCTCCACCGTGACGGTGCCGAAGCGCAACCAGTCGTGA
- a CDS encoding IclR family transcriptional regulator has protein sequence MDLSPVPASRVEERGTLRRAVAVLDLLAADTAPPSVRAIAERTGLSKSAVQRILAELEAVDLAVRDPATRRYRLGPRTLALGSAYQRGLSLHAAAIGPMTDLAAEVGETVGLSVGRGDRLIHVEQVEPERRLSARFHVGRPLPLWFGAPARLLLAARPAEEILRLLDDRELTDIDPVNPPAADELRRQVEEVRRTGHARAFEETIEGVHTMSVVVRGADGALAAVLSITAPSERLPASRMDELLPQLQDAAARISGRLGHRPS, from the coding sequence GTGGACCTGTCACCCGTCCCGGCGAGTCGCGTGGAGGAGCGCGGGACGCTGCGTCGCGCGGTCGCCGTCCTCGACCTCCTCGCCGCCGACACCGCCCCGCCGAGCGTGCGTGCCATCGCCGAGCGGACCGGGCTGTCCAAGTCGGCCGTCCAGCGGATCCTCGCCGAGCTCGAGGCCGTGGACCTCGCGGTGCGCGACCCGGCGACCAGGCGGTACCGCCTCGGTCCGCGCACCCTCGCGCTCGGATCGGCGTACCAGCGCGGGCTCAGTCTCCACGCCGCAGCGATCGGGCCCATGACCGACCTCGCCGCCGAGGTGGGCGAGACCGTGGGCCTGTCCGTGGGGCGCGGCGACCGGCTGATCCACGTCGAGCAGGTGGAGCCCGAGCGCCGGCTCAGCGCGCGGTTCCACGTCGGGCGCCCGCTGCCGCTGTGGTTCGGCGCGCCCGCCCGCCTGCTGCTCGCCGCGCGCCCCGCCGAGGAGATCCTGCGCCTCCTCGACGACCGCGAGCTCACCGACATCGACCCGGTGAACCCGCCCGCGGCGGACGAGCTGCGCCGCCAGGTCGAGGAGGTACGTCGTACGGGCCACGCGCGCGCGTTCGAGGAGACCATCGAGGGGGTGCACACCATGTCCGTGGTCGTGCGCGGGGCCGACGGCGCGTTGGCCGCGGTGCTGTCCATCACCGCTCCCTCGGAGCGGCTGCCCGCCAGCCGGATGGACGAGCTGCTCCCCCAGCTCCAGGACGCGGCGGCCCGGATCTCCGGGCGCCTCGGCCACCGCCCGTCCTGA
- a CDS encoding MFS transporter, with the protein MSQPGTTAPAGPDSVRDEAEIRRVAGASLLGSVVEWYDFFLYGTMAALVFNSQFFPTFDPLVGTMIAFATFAAGFVTRPLGGFIFGHFGDRVGRKKMLVLTMLIMGLSTFAMGLLPTYASIGVWAPMLLLVLRMLQGIGLGGEWGGAVLLCVEHAPDNRRGWFSSWPQLGVPIGLLTSTLAVTAVTQLPEEAFQSWGWRVPFLVSIVLVAVGLVIRLKIDEPPAFKEIEEADATAALPLVEVFRKYPKVTLLAMGARVSESVTFNIYNAFLVTYTVTVLGLAASVVLDALLVASVVGFVAILVAGRLSDRFGRRPVFATGAGLALVSAVPIFALVNTENAVLITLGVVVGWGLAACIMFGPEGAMFAEVFPTRVRYSGMSAVYQIGVIPTGAVAPLIGTSLVSAWSGSVWPVAVYVMAMAAISLVSVFFLPETHRRDLRDASAYDATRAPELTGAGSPR; encoded by the coding sequence ATGTCACAGCCGGGCACCACGGCACCCGCCGGACCGGACTCCGTCCGGGACGAGGCCGAGATCCGACGCGTGGCGGGCGCGAGCCTGCTGGGCTCGGTGGTCGAGTGGTACGACTTCTTCCTCTACGGGACGATGGCGGCGCTGGTCTTCAACAGCCAGTTCTTCCCGACCTTCGACCCGCTGGTCGGCACCATGATCGCCTTCGCGACCTTCGCCGCCGGCTTCGTCACGCGGCCGCTCGGCGGCTTCATCTTCGGCCACTTCGGCGACCGCGTCGGGCGCAAGAAGATGCTCGTGCTGACCATGCTGATCATGGGCCTGTCGACCTTCGCGATGGGCCTGCTGCCCACCTACGCGAGCATCGGCGTCTGGGCGCCCATGCTGCTGCTCGTCCTGCGGATGCTGCAGGGCATCGGCCTTGGCGGCGAGTGGGGCGGCGCTGTCCTCCTGTGCGTGGAGCACGCGCCCGACAACCGCCGCGGCTGGTTCTCGTCGTGGCCCCAGCTCGGCGTGCCGATCGGCCTGCTGACCTCCACCCTCGCGGTGACCGCGGTGACCCAGCTGCCCGAGGAGGCGTTCCAGTCGTGGGGCTGGCGCGTGCCGTTCCTCGTCTCGATCGTCCTGGTCGCGGTCGGCCTGGTGATCCGGCTCAAGATCGACGAGCCGCCGGCGTTCAAGGAGATCGAGGAGGCCGACGCCACGGCCGCGCTCCCGCTCGTCGAGGTGTTCCGCAAGTACCCCAAGGTCACCCTGCTGGCGATGGGCGCCCGGGTGAGCGAGAGCGTCACGTTCAACATCTACAACGCCTTCCTCGTCACCTACACCGTCACCGTGCTCGGCCTCGCCGCGTCGGTGGTGCTCGACGCCCTGCTGGTCGCCTCCGTCGTCGGCTTCGTCGCGATCCTGGTCGCCGGCCGCCTCTCGGACCGTTTCGGCCGGCGGCCGGTCTTCGCGACCGGCGCCGGGCTCGCCCTGGTCAGCGCCGTGCCGATCTTCGCGCTGGTCAACACCGAGAACGCCGTGCTGATCACCCTCGGCGTCGTCGTCGGGTGGGGTCTGGCCGCCTGCATCATGTTCGGCCCCGAGGGTGCGATGTTCGCCGAGGTGTTCCCCACCCGCGTGCGCTACTCCGGCATGAGCGCGGTCTACCAGATCGGCGTCATCCCGACCGGCGCCGTCGCACCCCTCATCGGGACCTCGTTGGTGAGCGCGTGGAGCGGCTCGGTGTGGCCGGTGGCGGTCTACGTGATGGCGATGGCCGCGATCTCGCTCGTCTCGGTGTTCTTCCTGCCGGAGACCCACCGCCGCGACCTGCGCGACGCGAGCGCGTACGACGCCACCCGCGCCCCGGAGCTCACCGGTGCGGGGTCCCCGCGATGA
- a CDS encoding arylsulfatase, whose protein sequence is MTAPDARPDVLLVLADDMGFSDIASYGGEIRTPSLDRLAAGGVRMTQFYNTARCSPSRASLMTGLHPHQVGIGILNFDDAPDGYPGNLSEECATVAEVCRDAGYATYLSGKWHLAVDMDNPNPAWPTRRGFDRFFGTLEGAGSFYRPRTLVRQETNIEHEAEEAGWFYTDAISDTAVQFLADHEEERGDDPFFLFLSYTAPHWPLHAHEEDIASYAGRFDAGWDQLREERLERLVKEGIVDATWPLTPRDERVPAWEEVVDREWEASRMATYAAQVDRMDQGIGRVLDQLEATGRLDNTLVVFLSDNGGCAEEMPPGEGAREFVTAFVPLQETTREGDPVVPGNDPSLRPGPESTYMSYGRSWANLSNTPFREYKHWVHEGGISTPFIAHWPAGLPTDGSLCRVPSQLVDVLPTIADAARAGYPTQRSGHDVPAAEGVSLLSALRGEPDGGERDLFWEHEGNCAVRRGRWKLVRKHRGPWELYDIEADRTELDDLASAHPDLVATLADAWQSWADRCGVIPREKVLELYAARGHGLPEE, encoded by the coding sequence ATGACCGCACCCGACGCGCGCCCCGACGTGCTGCTGGTCCTGGCCGACGACATGGGCTTCTCCGACATCGCCTCCTACGGTGGCGAGATCCGCACGCCGTCACTGGACCGCCTGGCCGCGGGCGGGGTCCGGATGACGCAGTTCTACAACACCGCCCGCTGCAGCCCGTCGCGTGCGTCGCTGATGACCGGGCTGCACCCGCACCAGGTGGGGATCGGGATCCTCAACTTCGACGACGCCCCCGACGGCTACCCGGGCAACCTCAGCGAGGAGTGCGCCACCGTGGCCGAGGTGTGCCGTGACGCCGGCTACGCCACCTACCTCTCGGGCAAGTGGCACCTCGCCGTCGACATGGACAACCCCAACCCGGCGTGGCCCACCCGGCGCGGCTTCGACCGGTTCTTCGGGACGCTCGAGGGGGCCGGCTCGTTCTACCGCCCGCGCACCCTCGTGCGGCAGGAGACCAACATCGAGCACGAGGCGGAGGAGGCCGGCTGGTTCTACACGGACGCGATCTCCGACACCGCGGTGCAGTTCCTCGCCGACCACGAGGAGGAGCGGGGCGACGACCCGTTCTTCCTCTTCCTGTCCTACACCGCGCCGCACTGGCCGCTGCACGCCCACGAGGAGGACATCGCGTCCTATGCCGGGCGCTTCGACGCGGGCTGGGACCAGCTGCGCGAGGAGCGGCTCGAGCGGCTCGTCAAGGAGGGGATCGTCGACGCGACCTGGCCGCTCACGCCGCGCGACGAGCGTGTCCCGGCGTGGGAGGAGGTCGTCGACCGCGAGTGGGAGGCCTCCCGCATGGCGACGTACGCCGCGCAGGTCGACCGGATGGACCAGGGGATCGGGCGGGTCCTCGACCAGCTCGAGGCCACCGGCCGGCTCGACAACACGCTCGTGGTGTTCCTCTCCGACAACGGCGGGTGCGCCGAGGAGATGCCGCCGGGGGAGGGCGCGCGCGAGTTCGTGACCGCCTTCGTGCCGCTGCAGGAGACGACGCGCGAGGGCGACCCGGTGGTGCCGGGCAACGACCCGTCGCTCCGCCCCGGGCCCGAGTCGACGTACATGTCCTACGGCCGGTCGTGGGCCAATCTCTCCAACACGCCGTTCCGTGAGTACAAGCACTGGGTGCACGAGGGCGGGATCTCCACGCCGTTCATCGCCCACTGGCCGGCGGGGCTGCCGACCGACGGGTCGCTGTGCCGGGTCCCCAGCCAGCTCGTCGACGTGCTGCCCACCATCGCCGACGCGGCCCGCGCCGGCTATCCGACGCAGCGCAGCGGTCACGACGTGCCGGCTGCGGAGGGCGTGAGCCTGCTGTCCGCGCTCCGCGGGGAGCCGGACGGCGGCGAGCGCGACCTCTTCTGGGAGCACGAGGGCAACTGCGCCGTACGCCGTGGCCGCTGGAAGCTGGTCCGGAAGCACCGCGGCCCGTGGGAGCTCTACGACATCGAGGCCGACCGCACCGAGCTGGACGACCTGGCGTCGGCGCACCCGGACCTCGTGGCGACCCTCGCCGACGCGTGGCAGTCCTGGGCGGACCGCTGCGGTGTCATCCCGCGCGAGAAGGTGCTCGAGCTCTACGCCGCGCGCGGCCACGGTCTCCCGGAGGAATGA